The stretch of DNA GACGTCCaaaaagaatttcaaaatttcagtttgtagggttataaaaataaagttattttaggacgccaaaaagaatttcatattttcagtttattgaattataaaaataaagttattttggtaCGACAAgcatatgaaaacaaaattaattattttcaggTAATTAACCTAGATGTAACGATTGCAGTGTTGCTAATATTTCTCAACTTTGTCTCTTCCTCCGCGGCATGTTTATTTTCTGGAGCCGGATTAGTGTGACATATATGCAtccttaataataataatattatctaTCAAAACCATTAGTGATCGTAAAGTTTATTACAATGTCCATATTTGAAATGTAGCACTTTTTGAACAGGAGTTTTTGCAGAAATACAATAAAGTTTTGTTCATTATTTCGAAATCGTGTTATAgtatgtttcaaaaaaaaaaatgttgctaAGCTGAGGTTGTCGAGGATGGAAAATGCGGCgagcaagttttttttaataactctCAACGATCGGCCTAACCTGGATATAGGGAAACTAAGTAGGTTAATTTAGACGTTATATAAGATTAGTTGCCCTGAAATTAAGGGTCTATCATTGGCTACACCCCATTGACCCTATCCTAGCTACATCGATCCATCTTTAATTTCTACTAGTATATATGTACGTTCTATTCGCCTAATAATGTTGTTTTCAATAATAATTCTTCAGTTGAATTCTGTAGCAACTAACACACTTAATTCGAAGTAataatttttcagttgaaTTCTGTAGCAACTAACACACTTAATTCAAAGTTTTTTCTAATACATtcttaagagcaagtttaatagtagagTCAGCTTACTGGCTATAAGCTAAACTAAAGTTTAACACATGTACTATAAGGTTGGATTTAAAATGTATCTCCTATCTTTATTTCCCCTATGCATTTAATGTATATTTTCTTGAAGTATATATGTGGAGAGCTagcttatatataaaatctaacgcaatttttttatttcttctctccttcACATCAGTTTATAGTTAGATTATAGTTTACTATTATACTTTATACTTACTCTAAACATATATGCGTGCTAGCTAGCGTTTGTAAGATAGGGACTAGATCTAGCTCTTGGACTAATTAAACatggctaaaaaaaattactagtaCTTCTTCAAATTCGAAAGAACAGTATCAAACGACTAGCTAGGTACTAGGCTAGCTTGCAAATGcagatattttgaaataattaaaGGTGAAAGCATGTGCCATAAATTAACTCACTTCCTTGTGATGTCGTTggatcttaattaattaattgttctCAGTTTGTCGTATGTGTTTGTGTGTTCTATATTCTTTGAAGTCAAAACACATTTAATCATCTCGGCCGGGGAGAAAACTATATTTAGTGGTTACAACGAGGCtgtcatataattaattacttaattaattaggaatTAGAAACATTGCATGATCCCGTGATGATGCACGTACTCTGTGAGTGATCGTTCCCGCCAAACCCACTACAAAAATGTTCTATATTATTCATGCATGATTCCAAGAACACGTTAACTGCATCAAAccctaaattaattaaaaattttagtactagCTAGTACTAATTAATACTCCTATTAGTTAGTTGACCCTACAACATAAACCATCCCGTGATGATTAATTGTTTCAGCGTGTTAATTAATGTTCACTTAATTTTCCCTTCACACAATTTCCTCTGTAATTACTGTAAATTAAGcgctaaaagaaaataacgaTTGTGCATTCCACATCGAGCATATACACACACAGACTTAACATCTTAAATATTATGCCTAtggtattttaaagaaatgtcttgtttttaattaatttgtgattTTATAATTCATGCGCGCAATGGTTCGTGGTACGATCTCTTTAGTAATTGATGTATTTTAAGCAAACACGGAAATAAATTCCATTATCTTGAGAGAGAAATTGTTTACTATCCCGATATTTTTTCCACacgttaaattaaaaaaataacaacaaattCGATCTACTTACGTTGCAAAAGGTAATTTCATCCAAGTTCACATACTAGACAACTTCTGTGCatgcatataaacatatatatatgatccaaCTCATGGATCCATCCACTTATTTTGTATCCTATGCTGCCGTTATGTTAGTGTTATTACCATCACGGATACAAGGTTTTCACCTTTCTCCGAGGTGATATATCGATGATTCGTTTCTGTATCGATATTATCATTTATAATAAAGGACATGAACCCTCTCTATTCACTTTCCATAAacatgcatcgatcgatcaatggcGATCAATGTACAGAGATATATCTATATAGCTGCAGGGGATTTAGCTGCCAGTGGGTGTGTACGTACGGAGTTCATGTGTTAGGTCTCACGTCCATTCACTCGTGAAATTCAGCTCCAACCAATTATATTTGGAACCTCACTTATGTACCCACAGCCTCTCAAttcaagcatatatatactgcTATATATATCACAGTATTATGTACAcacgattaattaactatatataatcCCCAAATGTGCATGTACTCCCTTCAAAACTTGTCTACCTTCTGTCCACTAATTAAGTAATACCAAGTTACTTTTTCTAGTTTAAGAAGATGACGTATTAATTTACTAAGGTCTATTATTTGGATATATTAGGACTTTCTCATCTTCtatgaaaataatataagtgtcaacttattttttgtatatttgaatagaTGACACGTTGAATTTTTgacaaacgtttgatcattcgatttattcaaaaattttatgcaaataaaaaataaattataattaaaatatatctagtCATAAATTctattatgataaaatatataataattaagtatgtcttttaataaaataaatgatcaaacatgtgtcaaaaagtTATATACGAACCGTTTATAGATGGATGATGATGGTCAAAGTCGCATATATATCGAAGAGGGTCATATTCGttgcgagaaaaaaaatgtatgtcGTCAGCAGGAGAAACTTTAGGTTCTAGTCATGATATGGGGCACAGTACATACGTATAGGGCTTATTGCAATGATAGTTAAGTTGACAGCTCAAAGTGGCCAAATTAAGTTAGGACGTCTACCTACCTCTTCTGGCTCACTAATTTACAACAATTAACGTACCCTTGATTACGCCAAATCTCACTAGCTAGGATATCATaattaggccacgttcggcatgGGTAATAGAAGAGTTAGTTATCTGCGTGTGGAAAagatagtaatagattagtatatgattgattaattattaattattaaaattataaaacagattaatataaatttttaaagcaacttttctatagaaaatttttataaaaatatctcgTTTAGCATTTCGGGAAGCGCGCTCGTGGAGTACAAGGAAATATGGGGTCAGGGAGGAAGAGCCGAATCGTGGCTTTAGTCAACTGTGTACTCACGCTCCCTTTgtgctaaaataaattactactTTGGtaaattttatgcaaattagTACtctaataaaatgatatatacacCGCTATTTACTTACCattttgatgatgaaaagATGTGTTAACCTTATTCccactatatatataggttaTGCACCTTCAgtaacatatatgtataattcgATTCTATGGAAAAAGAAAGGctcataaaacatatatagttattttggTAGGCGGGATAAATAATATCCTCATTTATAGGACAAGTGGATACCTGAATTTTAGTAGACTTACCCTAATATTTTTAGGGTCCCATATCGTAGGAGTCTATTTTAGTAAAGTTAAGAGCTACTcattccattttatttttgctgaaatttttcttgctttcatatatatatagggtgAAGAAGTAATAGATTATTGAGTGCAAGGGCTTACAAgagcaaataaattttagttttgagaGAAACTGCATAAAATTGAAACGGACGAAGGGCTTGCTCTAGTTGAGCTAtgaataaaaagtatataCCATTTTTATTGCTCTAGATTAGGGTAGAAACTCTATACCCCTAATTGACTTAAAGCACATGATGATCTAGTCGTTTAATTACTCACTAATTGCACTTTCTCATTGTCTAATGATGTTATAtgttacaatatttttcaattataCGAAAGACGCATACGTGCACACATCTCCTAACATTTGCGCATGCACCACCCGCACACATTCACCAGTGTCCCTTATTGTATATAATTTGGCTTTACTTTccctttttctccttcttttggttttctttgtaCTTTGAACTTTCCTCCTCGATAGAACAtggatgattgtttgatttttttcatgaaaaaaccaaacgatatatttgtaaatataaaatattttataaatcaaacttatatatatttttagcgatctaaaagccaagctgagaaataaaattacagtaatttttttaaagtcaactccaaattgaagattgaaaattcaaatattagcttataaatataagcagaaataaaaagatgggGGCACTTCATCtcgtaaaattttaaaaagaagtTATAGAACAGAAATACCTAGCTTGTGTGCAATATTCATGTACAGAATATGTACAATCCATCAAAAGCTAAGGCCAatgtccaacaaaaaaaaaagaaagtactCCGTAGGAAAGATGGAAAGGAaagggaaagagaaaaaaaaaaagaaggaaaagatGAATGGGCCACCTACTAGAAGATGtccaaacataaaacaaaagggTCTATACATGCATGGCTCAACTACCACTCTAGCTATGTAGAGGAGCATTTTGAAATTATATGTGATTAGCAAGCAGGGATTGCGACGGTACAATATAACAAGCAATACAATGTAGCAGAAAGTAgtattttgacattttgtgatgtatattttaaatgtgtaaGTATGCACAAGctaattaaaacataaaaaaaagaaaagtagtatccctttcaaaaaaaatagtgatgtTTTACTATATACCATTTTTAAAGGCTATATAGCTATAGCTATAGGGATGAGTCTTTAGTGTTGATAATAAACTTGAAcaataaaaatgtaaattttagaagattgtttaaaatattttcaattccTTCCTGCATAAAAATACATgtgtcaaattaattaaatttccaTCAGTTTGATCTACACACTAGCTAAACCTGAATTTATTGTGCCAGGGACATATTAGTAATATTAAGGTGAACGCGCGTTAATTAATGAATCAATGGCAGCAATATTTTTCAGGCAAATTGAcaagtttattttgaattggtataaaaatatagtttggcTGTTTAAGGGGTTGAGGCATGGTATTATATAtactgtaatatttttttttgaaacgatcattttattttatgaacgCAGAATTTTCGGTGCACCtcatgaaattatatatatatatatatatatatatatatatatatatatatatatatatatatatatatatatatatatatatatatatatatatatataagcatgtATAATTGCGTTTGAATATTTTAGTGAATATATCTTCAGGATTTCTGAAGGTTACGTTTTCCCTATACAAAAGGGATGGAATAATCAAGCAATTAATAATGTCACACTGTACAGCACAATTGTCTGTGTATCatcaagaagaaaaaggtaaaGGTAGTACATTGTAGGGCTATGGAATCATTAACCCTCTTTGGATTTGGAATCAGATAGCACTTGCTGTAAAGATTCGTCAAGCGCTATAATAATGGCCCAATTGAAGAAGTACTATACTATAATTAACGTACTATAAACACGTgagtttacatatttatatttatatattatggtTAATTTGTCTTCCCATGTCgacttctttctctctcttcttttttccttttcaggAGAGTTGTGTTATTCAATTTTGTCCACAATAGAATTCAAAGATAAGGCTAGTTGGTATAGTACGTAGTTTACTGTTCCAGAAGATTGagaaatttatacaaaatgcAAAATACTTTCGAGATCGAATTCCATGTCTTGTAGTATATATgtgaaattttagttttgtctgTTTGCAATTGGCATCAAGTTGTTGTTTTGTTGAAGTGATGACAACAGTGTGTCTTCTCTCATGCATGCAGGCAGCAGCAACCACCCAATGCACATTGCAGCACCGACAATTTTCATCCATCATATTACTACAACTTGTATGCAGTGAATAGTATATGCATCCTTTTAGCACaggatttttaaattaaaccaACTGGTCTCTGTAGTTTGACCATGTACGCAAGTAGCATAAAACCTCCCAGATATCCatgtttgaaatattttttttctatttagtgGGATGggatttaatttcatttactACCGAATAGagtatttcttaaaattagaaattacTGTGCCAGTTAGAGGATTTCTGTAGTATAAGTTTGTGGTGCCTCCTGGTTAAGGTatcacaaattaaaaaaaaaaaggtgttgCCACTTGATATACCCCCCTAGGGACAGTAAAAAAATGACTGAAATTTAACATGGTTTTAAACAGTTTATAAATACTTATGGGTTATGAAATCTCGGACGATGTTTTCCCGATGATGtactatagaaaattaaaaaatgtctAAAAGAAATGCTTTCCGTGGTTGCTACAACAACATAGAAGTTCTTTTACTGTActaggatgcatgcatggctagctacattttctttttgcatcGATTCACATGCTAGCTTGAGGCAATATACTATTTGGGGAAGCTTCCTAGGAGCTAGCTAGAGCTTCTAGCAGAATCTCCAGCTCCCCAAACAGTGCAAGTTCttatttagattataaaaatatatagttgtaaaatttagataatgaatAGAAGCTGAAAAACATATCTTTTTTGGATTCTAAGAATCTGACTTcttaaaattgtaaaattccCCAAACATAAGCATAGATTGACGTCACGGGCCGACTGGTTATTGCAACAAGAATCCACGTGCCAGTATGATTAGATCTCTCTTGGTAGGGCAGATATAGAGTACATTTGTGCAATGTGGCTAACCAGCTAGCAAGCAGCAACAAGCTACCATCTATGAAGCAGCTTCCCAATCAGCTAGCTTATTAGggaggcatatatatatgccacaAACAAAAGCATACATTGTGGTATATAGGATGGTGCATGACTTTCATTGCATTAGGTGAGACGTGGCCCTTTTTGGGGACAGTAATATCTTCAGGTAAACTCAATACCCCTCACACACTTCCCATCGATTTCTCGCGAATTATATATAGGTACCGCGCCTCTGTCCTTATTCCGAATAAATTTTAGGTGCACGCTAATTTATATAGGCTCATGTCTAAGCGATcgagaataatattttatgcatttttctcGCTTTACATGATATTAAtttggaaatatatatattgttttttactgagtctaatatatatgttgttttccATTGATCACCAAGGCCCCAGCTAGAGCCAGCAGGATCATGGGGGACATGACTATCGGTGTATATTTGGCTTCTTTGTCCAGTCCATTTCAGGCAAAACAAAAACCGTGAAAAAGTTAATCTTGCCATGATGCATagacaagatatatatatgcaacaaaCCCAAAAGCTGCATGCCAACAACAGCCATAGACTGCATGTAAAACAGTCAAATTAAACATAGTAGAGATCGATGTGGCTTAATTCAGGACGTACAcaaaaacctaattaattaagaagaaATGGAACCTTAGGCAGCAACAAAAGCACGCAGAGAGTGAGAGATAgaaaagatgagagagagagaaagagaagagagaagctagagagagagaggacctTAATCATGGGGGCCGGGGTCACCCAGCCATGATGTAACAAGATGGACGGACACCCCTCACCTACACCATTTTGtcacaacaacaacaacaaagacCTATTGGAATCCCGACATCCAAACTACTGTCCGTAGCTCTAAAGCTCCTTTCacctaccattttttttttttggctcacccctctctccctctccttgcTTGCTGCAAATATATCTCATGTCAttaccctctctctctcaattaGGTAATTAAAACGCcactataatttaattaattcaaccCAGATGCATGCACTACTACTAACCATGCATCTAGatatatggatggatggattagCCAAGCATGTAATTAAGTGGCTAGCTGTTTGACGATAGGTTATTAGTAGTAGCAAAGACAACCTTCCAACACCCTGCTGGCCCTGCCCTTATTTGTGCATGCCACTTGTGTCCTACAAACTTGTTCTCTAGTCTGTGTTCTTTTTCTCAGTTCAGTATTGTGgtgctctctttttcttttatgtatatgtatatgtgatACCAGAAAGATACATTTTTGTATCCAGGggataatatttattattatgtgtACAGACAAATTAATGTATTTTCCCAAGAAAAATGTTTATGTATTTGccagcaaaaacaaaattaatgtaCTTCGATTATATATGGAATTTCGCATAAGAAAAATTAATCTATCTCCCACACAGAAAGAGATTGTGGTGTATATTCTACTCGTGTTCGGCCGGGTTGTGTGAAATTTTTGTTATGTACAGATATACTTTTTGTGTATATTTGTAGCACccctaaactttttttttgtattttaactaTCATTTTTTCTGAtcctattaataaaactcagtGGTCTAACAAAAACTGTGTTTCACCCAGAGCTATGACCCACAGTGTGGGGACTACTAAACtacaacaaagaaaaaaatcgatCTAGTTGCGAAACTCTTGATCAAAACCGCAACGAATTGAGAAACagtaaacaaacaaacaaacattgTTGCACACCCATTCAcagaaaattaaacaaacatgcatggccataaaaaaatatataaagacaAGGTAAAGacagtgaaaataaaattttgaacaaaaaaaatatatgcatgacATACCTGTGAATCATCCTCAAGGCCCAGCTTGTTAACCAGGTACCTCATCACTACTCTAACTGTCATCCTCCCATCTCTGTTGCCcaccaaaacacacacacacaaaacacATCACCAAGTCAATGTGGCttcatcaaaacatatataagtcCATCACcaacaagaaccaaaaaaaaaattgtacaaataaaataaccaaaactataatttaacctctctatatatatatatatcgagaaattaattaatgaactatATAACATGTAGAAGAGAAGAGATATGATATTAaggagagtttttttttatgatgagAATTACTAGGTAGGAGGAGCTAACCTAACCCTCAAGAAGCTCCGGGTTATctgcggcaatggcggcggctcCCTCCTCCTGCATGGATCAACGGCAACCGCATGAGCTAACCACCCACATTGCCTAACCGACGCGTGCACGGACGCCATGGCGCGCGTACTCACTGGTTCTGCGCCGCCCGGAGCACGAACCACGTGCCGGCCTcgtgcgccggcggcggcggcgcggcggcgaccactgagcccaccgacgacgacgacgacgccgcggccggggaggaggaggacgaaggCCCCGCTGGATGGACCGAGAGGCGCAGCtcggggtcggcggcggcagcggtggccGGGCGCGACGACGTCGAGGGGCCGGCCGCGGCTTCATGGAGGACGTCGGTCCTTGGCCGTTTCCGGCGCGACGTCGACGGTGAGCCCGGGGACGGGCCGAGCCCGAGCTGCAGGCTCAGGCCGGCgtcggtgccgccgccgctgctggtgCTACTGGTGCT from Oryza brachyantha chromosome 12, ObraRS2, whole genome shotgun sequence encodes:
- the LOC107305370 gene encoding protein LAX PANICLE 2-like isoform X3, translated to MVTLLLRPHRHAHGPAAVDVRRLLRTSSSLQPPSPSSSPSSWCWCCWYRRCSDGLRSMAQDPSHPHRQSKDTAEPPPQQQQQQPEQPELIIAAQQQALPPPPPQPHPQQQQHPPPRDVVVQEPSTSSTSSGGGTDAGLSLQLGLGPSPGSPSTSRRKRPRTDVLHEAAAGPSTSSRPATAAAADPELRLSVHPAGPSSSSSPAAASSSSSVGSVVAAAPPPPAHEAGTWFVLRAAQNQRREPPPLPQITRSFLRVRDGRMTVRVVMRYLVNKLGLEDDSQITNSSITHAERGLIMIS
- the LOC107305370 gene encoding protein LAX PANICLE 2-like isoform X4 → MVTLLLRPHRHAHGPAAVDVRRLLRTSSSLQPPSPSSSPSSWCWCCWYRRCSDGLRSMAQDPSHPHRQSKDTAEPPPQQQQQQPEQPELIIAAQQQALPPPPPQPHPQQQQHPPPRDVVVQEPSTSSTSSGGGTDAGLSLQLGLGPSPGSPSTSRRKRPRTDVLHEAAAGPSTSSRPATAAAADPELRLSVHPAGPSSSSSPAAASSSSSVGSVVAAAPPPPAHEAGTWFVLRAAQNQRREPPPLPQITRSFLRVRDGRMTVRVVMRYLVNKLGLEDDSQKLLVQKIGNLEMMT
- the LOC107305370 gene encoding protein LAX PANICLE 2-like isoform X2, translated to MVTLLLRPHRHAHGPAAVDVRRLLRTSSSLQPPSPSSSPSSWCWCCWYRRCSDGLRSMAQDPSHPHRQSKDTAEPPPQQQQQQPEQPELIIAAQQQALPPPPPQPHPQQQQHPPPRDVVVQEPSTSSTSSGGGTDAGLSLQLGLGPSPGSPSTSRRKRPRTDVLHEAAAGPSTSSRPATAAAADPELRLSVHPAGPSSSSSPAAASSSSSVGSVVAAAPPPPAHEAGTWFVLRAAQNQRREPPPLPQITRSFLRVRDGRMTVRVVMRYLVNKLGLEDDSQVWYCCIAPYLIQFEKGKNMLRHVVILCFIL